ACTCAGAAACATATTACATTTTCCTCAAAATGGGTATTCTGGCGAAAATAATATCAGCTGGATAATACATTTCTATATTCAGAAGAACATCCAACACTACCTAAAAACCTACTTCAATTTGGTGTTCCCATCACATGAAATGAGAGCCTCAATAGATTATCCCCTCCAGTCACCAATCCTGACCCTGAGTACCCACCAGCAGCAGAAAGACTAATGATAAAGCCCAAGGAATCTACCAGGAAAGAAACCCTTATGCTCCTACCACCAGCACTGCCACATgcagatatatacacataatcaCCTGTGGTGAAAGAAAATTGAGTGTTTCTAAATTACTACCCTCTCCCCTCTTCAGCAAGTCTTCTTATTTCACTTAAACATCTCTCTTGATCCCACATCTCCTCCACCTGTCCAAAGCCACAACCCTACTCCTGGGTCCACTCTTTACCTCAGGAATTACTGTACTAGCTGGTACCTCTCCAGGTCCACCCTTCACTCCAATATGCCTACAATGTGTGGAAAAAGTCATCTACTTGGTGACATAGCAAATAACCTAATTCAATCATGCCAACTTCCtctcctttattttctcctttaagaTACACAGGCCTTGGTGTTACTGCTGATCACAACCAAGAATAATTCATTTCCCAATAGTGAGGATGCACTTTCAGAGGAGCATAATACTCAAAACAATGAATACCAAGCATGAACAAAATTCTTTGAGGAAAGAATGCTTTTCTCCCTGGaatttatatcagttcagtttagttcagtggcacagtcgtatccgactttttgtgaccccgtggtgtGCAACACGCCTTGTGCagggcttccttgtccatcaccaactcccggaacttacttAAAATCAtgtattgagttggtgatgccatccaaccatctcatcctctgtcatccccatctcttcccaccttcaatctttcccagaatcagggtcttttcaattgagtcagttctttgcatcaggatgccaaagaattggagtttcagcttttttagcatcactccttccaatgaatatccaggacttatttccttcagaattggctggttgcatctccttgcagtccaagggactctcaagagtcttctccaacaccacagttcaaaagaatcaattctttggcactcagccatctttatggtctgactctcacattcataggagactactggaaaaaccatagctttgagtagatggacctttgttggcaaagtaatgtctctgctttttgatatgctttctaagtttttcaatttttttttttcccaaggagcaagcatcttttaatttcatagctgcagtgattttggagcccaagaaaataaagactctcactgtttccattgttttcccatctatttgccatggagtgctggaaccagatgccatagtcacagttttttgaatgctgaatagtaagccagctttctctctctcctctttcaccttcatcaacaggctcttcaattcccctttgctttctgccataaagatggtgtcatcagcatatctcaggttattgatatttctccctgcaatcttgattccagcatgtgtttcatccagcttggcatttcacatgatgtactcttcatagaagctaaataagcagggtgacaatatacagccttgacatactcctttcccaatttggaaccagtctggttctaactgttgcttcttgacctgcatacaggtttctcaggaagcagtaacagtgtctggtattcccatctcttgaagaattttccacagtttgttgtgatccacacagtcaaagcctttactgtactgtagtcaatgaagcagaagtagatattttgatACTTAGTGattaaagtattattatttagtcGTGTTAGATGGACTGTTCTCCTTTATTTCTGTATTCTCCTGCTTCATGATTAAGCTTATCCTTTAGCTAATTTTTTTCACAGACAAAACCAGGCAGAGGACATAGTGGGGAAAGACCATAGGGTCCTGTTCTGTTTCACTTTGACCCCAAGATCTTGCTATACAAGGTTTGTTAGACACCTTCAGGTTTGTGTCACTACTCTAATAACATTTCATGCTGTATGTAGCTTCTGACTACCTTTTCATTTATGCATGGTGTTTCTTTgacaagatttttctcttttgaatgtCCTGCTTCCCTTGTATTCTTGATGTCCTGTTTTGAACAAATTCTCACAGCTTCCAAGTATCAATCGAGGCTCAGAAACCCCTGCTTTGAGTCAGTTGCTCTCAAACCTTGGTGTACATTGCAATCATCTGAAGGGCTTTGTACATTCCAGATCTCTGGGATCCACTCCCAGATTTTCCAATTTGGTGGCCTGAGGTCCAAAGTTAACTTACCCCACATTCTGGGTCAATGTTAATGTCCTGGCTTTGGGACTCATACTTGGAGAAGATAAAGTATGTTCACTGAGGTAGGATTCCTTCAATGTGACAAATACTACAATTGACAGAGGCACAGAGACAAAAATCTGTGAGTTTCTAAATGGATGCTTCTTCTGAACGATTTTGAAGAGATAAGACTGTGTCTCCTTACTGTTTGGTGTATGGTTCATAATTTTTAGGTCTATAACCTTGATAGGTCACCTCTCCAAACTGACAAAAGAAACGGAATTTAAAATTGCTATATTTCAGCATAGAGTGTTCAGAGAGAGCTGTACTTGACAACATGGGAAAGCCATGGAGGTGGCTCCAGCCCCTGAAGGAACATCATGAACTCAAGAAAATCAAATGGAGGATGTGCGTGTTTTGAAGCTCCTGCAACACTAACAGGAGGGATGTTTTCGAAACAGTTGCTTTGTACACTGGTGAATCATGCTATTATTTATGGGCAAAATTATGTGCTTCCCCCATAATTTAACAAAATTACAATCCTATTTTATCAATTGTAGGATATAAATATGAAACAACTCTTGCAATTATACATATAATGAATTTACTGTAAGTTTGAAAACTTCAAACACACTTTTCATATGCATGTTCTTGGTTCAGTAGAGAGAATAATGACAAGCTTGGAAGTAGCCCAGACACATTGTCTTATATGCATAGTAGCCTCTTCCAAATGTGGTCCAGAGGATGAAGTGGAGACTACAAAACACTCCCACCAGGGATCCAgaccagggtggagagcagacgTTCAGGTAATTGAATTACCAAACTTAGCCTCATATACACAGGCACATACAGGGTTAACTGTACTTGGCAAAGGACTCTGGGGTGGCAAGGAAGCCGGATGGGCACCTCTTGGCAGTCGAATTGGGTGATTGGATCACCGGGTTGTTCTGGTCACCCTATTGGGTCCACTATCTCAATCCAATCACTCAAGAGTTAAGCCAATCACCAAATTAAGAGGTCTCCGCCCACCTTAGGCCCATGCCTCCATATGAAggccttctctcttctctgattCAAATGCTCAAAAATGCACAAAAGTGGACCCAGCCAGTCATCTCCCTGGCCTTCAGAGTCCCTCTCAGACCCTGAAGTCCTCCTGTCCAGCTGGAGTCCCAGCAGGCtgcttccatgccctcctccccgcTCAGGGTGGCCGTGGTCTGCATGAGCAATGTCAACAGGAGCATGGAAGCCCACCACATCCTCAGCAAGAACGGGTTCCATGTCAGGTCTTTTGGAGCCAGATCCCACGTGAGGCTCCCAGGAGGGGCACACAAGCCACCAGTGCGCTACAACTTCTCCACGCCCTATAAGAAGATGCACAGTGACCTCTCCTCTAAAGACCAAAAGCTCTACAAGAGGAATGGAGTCTTACACatcctgaaaagaaatgagagaatcaAGCCTGGCCCAGAAAGGTTTCAAGAGTGCCCAGATCCCTTTGACATCATCTTCACCTGTGGGCAGAGGGCCTATAACCGGGTGGTGGCCGACCTGTGTGCCAGGGATCAGGAGACCTGGCAACCTGTACTGGTCGTCAACGTGGACATAGACGACACCCTGGAGGCAGCCAGCCTTGGAGCCTCGATCATCTGTGAGCTCTGCCAGGGTCTCCAGCAGGCAGATGACATGCAAAGTCATCTGGCCGAGCTGCTCCAGGCAGTTAAGGAGAAAACAGGAAGGAGCTTTCTGCACATGGTCGGCTTCTACTGAGGAAGCATCTTGGCTGGTTTCAGCTCCTTTGTCGATAAGAACCCATGCCTGGACTCTTGAGCTGCTGGGTATTTTCTGGGAGAGGCTTCTTCAAAGCCGTTTCTGCTAAAGGCCGTCTCTGTATGATCTGTTGTCAGGTACACCCCACCCAgtgaaggaggtggaggaggagcgCATCGCATGGCATGGGGAACATGGAACACTGGTAGACATGCCAACCCTTCCAATGTGGGGAACGACAGTGTGGAACTGGACCTGGAAGGAAGAACTCAGTGCTCACAGGGTTCTGCAAAGATGTTAATCTTGAAGACTCTCTTTTCTGGATGGACAATCAAGGCTGATCACAGAGCCAGGGACAAGCAATATATTGAAGGATATTCTGAGAAAAAGGAACAATGTCTATTTTATTGATCTATATGGATACTAATTTCGTTTTGTCCTTTCGGCGTGGTATATGGATACGATGGGTTGTTTTTTCTTAAGTGGGATGGGAATAACATTGAGTAGAAATTATAttgaattcaaaatatttttgctttttgattgtATGTCTTTGATGAATGCCTGCTTTATTAGAAACTTAGGGTAGATCATGTGTAGCTTTTTTGGTGGAAAATCCAAGCATGATTTGTTTAATCCAATAGcgtatttatgaaataaaattataaattggtGTAGTCCATGGTCACATTTATTACTAAAATCCAAGCCCTATCTGTTGAACTATGTagcttatttaaataaaacaaaatgaaataaatcaaaataactctttaatttaagaaaagttatcctctatgacccacttcccagaatattggaaataaaagcaaaaataaacaaatgggacctaattaaacttaaaagcttctgcacaacaaaggaaactataagcaaggtgaaaagacagccttcagaatgggagaaaataatagcaaatgaagcaactgacaaacaactaatctcaaaaatatacaaacaactcctgcaactcaattccagaaaaataaacgacccaattaaaaaattggtcaaggaactaaatagacatttctccaaagaagacatacagatggctaacaaacacatgaaaagatgctcaacatcactcctaatcagagaaatgcaaatcaaaaccacaatgaggtaccatttcacgccagtcagaatggctgctatccaaaagtctacaagcaataaatgctggagagggtgtggagaaaagggaaccctcttacactgttggtgggaatgcaaactagtacagccactatggagaacagtgtggagattccttaaaacactggaaatagaactgccttatgatccagcgatcccactgctgggcataaacactgaggaaaccagaagtgaaagagacacgtgtaccccaatattcatcacagcactgtttctaatagccaggacatggaagcaacctagatggccatcagcagatgaatggataagaaagcagtggtacatatacacaatggagtattactcagccattaaaaagaatacatttgaatcagttctaatgaggtggatgaa
This sequence is a window from Bubalus kerabau isolate K-KA32 ecotype Philippines breed swamp buffalo chromosome 15, PCC_UOA_SB_1v2, whole genome shotgun sequence. Protein-coding genes within it:
- the LOC129628243 gene encoding RNA polymerase II subunit A C-terminal domain phosphatase SSU72 like protein 3-like isoform X3 translates to MPSSPLRVAVVCMSNVNRSMEAHHILSKNGFHVRSFGARSHVRLPGGAHKPPVRYNFSTPYKKMHSDLSSKDQKLYKRNGVLHILKRNERIKPGPERYTPPSEGGGGGAHRMAWGTWNTGRHANPSNVGNDSVELDLEGRTQCSQGSAKMLILKTLFSGWTIKADHRARDKQYIEGYSEKKEQCLFY
- the LOC129628243 gene encoding RNA polymerase II subunit A C-terminal domain phosphatase SSU72 like protein 3-like isoform X1, yielding MPSSPLRVAVVCMSNVNRSMEAHHILSKNGFHVRSFGARSHVRLPGGAHKPPVRYNFSTPYKKMHSDLSSKDQKLYKRNGVLHILKRNERIKPGPERFQECPDPFDIIFTCGQRAYNRVVADLCARDQETWQPVLVVNVDIDDTLEAASLGASIICTPHPVKEVEEERIAWHGEHGTLVDMPTLPMWGTTVWNWTWKEELSAHRVLQRC
- the LOC129628243 gene encoding RNA polymerase II subunit A C-terminal domain phosphatase SSU72 like protein 3-like isoform X2, with the translated sequence MPSSPLRVAVVCMSNVNRSMEAHHILSKNGFHVRSFGARSHVRLPGGAHKPPVRYNFSTPYKKMHSDLSSKDQKLYKRNGVLHILKRNERIKPGPERFQECPDPFDIIFTCGQRAYNRVVADLCARDQETWQPVLVVNVDIDDTLEAASLGASIICELCQGLQQADDMQSHLAELLQAVKEKTGRSFLHMVGFY